The following is a genomic window from Nicotiana tabacum cultivar K326 chromosome 3, ASM71507v2, whole genome shotgun sequence.
aataatatttcaaaagttcctcttttaattttattgttgttttagatTCTTTGGTTCCTCTGTCCTTTGTTGCTCTACTGCGGGTTCTCAGTTAGAATAAAAATTTGGCAAATTTTGTTTTCAAGGCTGGAGCTTTTCAGGCTAAAGGAACGATTAGTGATTACCATAAATATGGATTAAGTACAGTATTAATATTAGGTATTTGAAGATAGATTGAGCGGAATAGATGAAAACGTTATTCCTTCGAGTTCGTTACGTTGTTGACAAATCAATATCGTTATATGGTGGATTTGGATTATATCAATGAACTATTGTTAGAACTCCACcgagaaataaaaaaaactaacaaCAATCTTATCGAACCAAACTAAAATCGTATCGAACCAAACTAAAAAATATTAAACCATACTAAATTACTTTAGTACAATATTTGATATACATAATTAATACATCGAATACCAAAGTACCGATTCAATACCGTACACCGAATGTCCACCCTAGTTATAGCACATCATTTCAAGTAATCTTAGCTGAATTTATCAAACATCTAAATCTTATCCACTTCAGCCAATATAAGATTGCCACTTCAGGAAACAAGTATCCAAGTGTATCTAAAACAGCCCATTCTGAGGCCACAAACTCCTTGCTTTGGGTAATGGGCCTATGTCACAGAAACTTGTTTCGAACCCCAATAGATTTATACAAACAATTTTGTCAAAAGGcaattaaacttaaaaaaaaaaaaaagaagagagaaaaaggtTGAGTTGCTGCAAAAATGGCTGCCACCATGATAACTTCTCTTCCACAGTTCAATGGACTCAAAATCAACACCTTCTCTACTTCCCCTATTCAGGGTTTGGTCAGTTCCTCCATTTATGTCTGTTTTACATTTACTTAGGTGttatttttactctttttttcaTCTTTGCTGTTTATAGTTTTTTTGACTTTGATAAATTTGACCTGATTTCAACAGTACTGATTAATACTCCCATGTTCCAGATTATatgaacttattttctttaaatgaacTTTTTTTAAATTGGGatacaatttagcttaaacttccaattctatTCTATTCTTGATGAGAAGGTTTTATAATCACACCAATTCtattttataatcacacaaatactctggacccttttttgatttgtttaggaccacaaattccaaaagtcttcattttttcctaAATTACATGGctagtcaaacaggttcacataaacgGGAACAGAGGCATAATATGGTTTGACAAAAAAGTGTAGCtgaaattattttatgattatcGTCTTGTATTTACTTTTCCTTTTCTATGAGTGAAATCCgatatctttaaaataaaattgttcaCTATTTATGAATTTTACCAATTTCAAATTGTTATGACATTGAAAACATATGAATTTATATAGTGGTAACAATCAACTTTCACTGGGTGCAGGTGGCCGTTCAACCAATGAGGAGTAGAGGGCAAGGTGCTCTGGGAGCTCGCTGTGATTTCATCGGTTCGCCCACAAATTTGGTAAATAAACTATTGCAATTATATTGTAAGAGACTTGCTAACTAAGATATaaaaaagaaaactcaaaaagaataaagtagtCGTATCAATGAAACTCAAAGTTTTGCATttgcaatttttttaaaaaagaaaatgaaaacctGACTATCCTGTGAAAATCATAGTGAGCTACTTTATAGCAAAATGATGAATAAGTTATCTTTTATCAAAAAATATTATAGTCTGCTTAGTCAAGCTTCTCCCAAGATCAAAAGTgttttttccttaaaaaaaatatttttttcttaacttgagatgtttggtcaagcttttttgggagaaaaaaatatttttggctagAAGCATAAGCAGTTTTTAAGAACTAGTATGAAAAACATGGAATGGTGACTTCTATTAAAGGGTCGACCCTCAAAATACATACAGTGTGTGTGTCCACAAATCCATTGGGTCTTGCTTTGATATGTAAACATATTCAAAATGCGTATACTAGTAGGTCAGCATGCATGAAATGACTGATCAGTTACGTTCCTTCCTCCATATTTTAAGTTTCAAGGGGCCAATGCATTTTAATCTCTTCCTCTACAGATCGAATGGTCTCTATCATGCATGTACTTCTTCTGAGAAAAGCATATTGCACTAGCAAAAAAGGTCTATATATTCCTAGAAAATATTCTTCTAATGACATTGCTGGTATTGAATTGAGCGCCTCCTCAGAAACGCAAGTGAAAAAATACAAATACAAAATAGAGTAAATCATATATTTTCCTAAATAATAGTAGATAATggcataatttaaacaaaaaccaTCCGTAATATCATCTTATGTTGTTTATTCTTGAAATAGTACATGAAATCAATCTTTGAGAGAGAATTCACTGGATGAAGGTAAATTACCTCAAAAAAGGATCGGATGTGCACTGTCACAGAAGTAAAAAAGGAATGTGCCAACAATTAAaggttttttatttattaatagaTATAAGTTGGTGTTGgaagtatttttttatttaatgtgGGATTGGTATGACGGGCCTTAGAACTTGAAGAACAGAAAGGAGACAGCTGGAATTGGGAGTCCATGCAAATTCGTTTCTTCTTCAGTATTGTTGTCCAAGTAGAATTGAGTTGAGCAATCAAAATAGGGTAGTGTTTATAAAGAACTTAGTGCAAGATTTTTACCAAATAGAATTTATGGACTTCCAAAAATTTTTGCAATGACCATGGTTAAATGTAGTATTATTTTGTTTTAGTATTCTAATTTCACAACGGTAGGCTAAAGTCCTAGATATGGGATAATTTTTATCCAACATTTTTTCtacttttaaataatattttagcttaagggtgtgtttggtatgaaggaaaacgttgtctatggaaaatattttcctagaaaatattttcatggaaaatgagtgattttatcacttattttctcttgtttggttagtgagtgaaaaatatttttcggaaaatattttctattgtttggttagagagtagaaaatatttttttttgcaaaatattttttatgcaactgaaatttgaaaaagaaaagccTTTTTGGAGAAAGGGGTGAGGTTGGGTTGGGTGGGTGGGTGTGGTGTTGGGGAATAAGGTGGGGAAGATTGGGAAGGagatttggaaaatattttcccttctcttaataaggaaaacattttcctccaatttggaggaaaatgagttgataaggaaaatgttttccaaaacatttaagccaaccaaacatgggaaaattggaaaatattttccagaaaatatttttcttcgtaccaaacacaccctaaaaggCACAAAAATTGATCAACGTTGATTTATAtgtttatttattattcaatttCATCGTCTCATGATTTTCATTGGTTTTTTAGAGTAAAATAGAAGGAAGATAAAAGTTCTAATTAAGGAGATAAATTTAGTGATAAGAATTTTGTAAGAATTAATAAGTCGAATAGTATATATGTTATGTAAATTTAGTCTCGTACTTAAGAGTAAGTATTGACGTTATTCATGGAGACCTAAATGATGCAAGAATTAAACCAAAGGATGATTTTGTAACGAAGTGTTTGTATGTTGAACAGATAATGGTGACATCAACAAGCCTAATGCTCTTTGCTGGTAGATTTGGGTTGGCTCCATCAGCAAACAGGAAAGCAACAGCAGGGCTAAAGCTTGAGGTTAGGGACTCAGGTCTCCAGACTGGAGATCCTGCTGGATTTACACTTGCTGACACCTTGGCTTGTGGTGTTGTTGGTCACATTATTGGTGTTGGGGTTGTTCTTGGCCTCAAGAACATTGGTGCTATCTAAATAATCTCTTCTTtataacaaaatatatattttcttgtgTATTCCAGTTTCTAGCATTTATGTTGCTCTCCTCTTTTTTCGTTGCTACAACAAAAGTTTTTATGAAACAATTGAAGACACATAAGCAATATTTATCGATGCGTTGGGTTGGAAAGTCACCCACAGTAATAATACGTAAAAGATTAcacaaatcaacaagaaaagtaTTTAATCAAGTATACGACGATATAGCAAATTATCAATATATGATTGGACTTTCATATCCTTTGAATGTCCAAGGATATTTGGAGTGAACCTAGGATTGGGGAGAGATTTTGAGTCTACTTAACATATACTTGATATTCATATTGAATAATACAATTGAGCCTTATATTTTATAAACTAAATGTCTTTATAAACACAAGCATCAAGTTGAATTGTGACACCAAAAGGTTCAAGACAGCAACAATGGAACAGtaattgaagaagaagagaaggacgAGAGGAGAATTCAGAGAGGAGGGAAATTCAAAGGGAGAAGCTCACATCTGTATTAGCATTccaaaaatatgtatataatattGTTTTCTCCTATTTATATTTCTACAGTTCAAAATAAAAGttggcaaaaataaaaaaaataaaaaaagaaaaagaaaagaaaggcctaATTGGGTCTAACTAACTTCAGTTTCCTGCCAGACGCAGTTATAAGTATGAAAAATGCACTCTTagattgaaaaaaaatataactaAGCTCATCAAACCAGCTACATTCTCCATGTTATGTTATCAGTTGTAACAACTCGACcggttgttttgtgtatttgagccatATTTCTGCATTTGATATTTCCCATatgtttaattgttgttttgtgacTTGAGAGGATGGATGattttgttacaccccatattttcgtgcgtgAGAGTACGTAAtaagtcaattgatataagctcagaaataagattatatttggaagtatataaagtaagttaatcatgttaccttggaggttacaaatatttaagatcataaataacgagtaccaaaagggttgaaagcttagacgctaaacgaattgaagaaaataagtttcgtcgaaagtcgacaaggttggaatgttataacatatacttttggggtgagactagggtgattaacatgataaggagttatgttataagttattttagtcttatgatagtcgtatgttatgtttttaagtcaagcgagttgtggaacaaaagttggcaaaggtcatcacaagttgcattcataatgtgctgaaatttaggtcaaatgtagctgcactttctcccaatatacttggaatcaaggTATGATCTATATATCAAATTGAAGaactacgagtctagtttctaactcattaaaccgttcgtcgatacgatatcgaactagagagatattcacatttttgcgagactgcgcaagcatcTCCCATGGGACCCACAAATTCGGTTTAAACTTCAGCttgtatttaagtcatttatatgtcgttttaactcatttttctcatccACAACAGTTCCTAAACCCTCCTAAATTCTCTACAAGGGTTCCTCCATGATTCTAGGgtgaaaacctaagataaaaacatgaatccaatgCTAGAAATCCCGTGGTGTTTGCTCgatcgtagttcttcatcttgtgcttgttttggagggttcttcaaaggtaagtgtcacacctcctttttcactacacccaaaaagggtgaaggagttttttcaattaaaggacaatcgagacgagATTCGtcaaaaacacaaataattatcaaaaactgccacgcaaatcctaaaaattgtaaaccaagaaaatttcgttttcttttttgatttcttttggagtagttttcgtgaagcaaaaatcacgtgctcacagtaagTAACATCAGATTTCATGTTGTTATTTATGATTAAGCTAAGAATCAGTACCTCCTTCATGTATATTAGATTTTTAAGGCGaaatacaagtgtttacacaccaacatgaacacaaaagttgattcaagaagagaatacaactcctatagtgttgtggtgtgattgggGGTTGTTGTGAACTTCACCATCTGGGGATTTCAAGTTGTATCTACTGTCTAAGGTAAGTAAATCATGTTCTTGGTTGTGCTTAAGGTCAATCATGTGTTGGTTGAGTTGTTTGAGTAAAAATCTACACGATAGTAATCGACATGGCATAAGGAATCGTTATCTTTTTTGTGGGCTGTATTGAGACTATATATATGGTTTGTTATAtctggaaattgttataaatagttttattatgttgtggttgttgttgttaagcttatctatgtgctaattcagtggattgaagaagataacatgaaaaataagatgttCACGATAAAAGGTTAAAGTTCTAAGTGTGTGGACTATATTTGAAGAtgcttatgatgttttgggttgaaaatgatatggtaagcataagtatgatgttatataTGTTGTAGGCAGATTCATGGAAAAGGAATTAGATTCAAACCATATTTTGTTAATTGTaaatcgagcttgccgctcaaaatggttgttgaacAAATCAGATAGCTTATTATGAATTATACTgttgttgtttgggttgtttggtgaCTTTTGGTAACGTATGGGATGTAGTACAAATAGGGGATGTGCTTTCCATTTTTTTGTAGAATATTGGTTTctaaatatgagagttacaatgcttatatgatgacgacgaagtgtttactcattgtagacgtaagaaAATCATATTGAGCTTGCTTGACAATTGGATAGAAGatttcaaaggtatgttaaggcacttcattctttctttcggcatgatctaaagtgaattAAATACACTATTTCATAATGGATCTACTTCTAGCAACTAAAGTTTTCCATATTGTTCTtttcttataaaattattctaagcaagtgtatATGATTCTTGAATCctactgaggttcatattgagggtatggatgtccataatatTAATAGAAGATGCaacaaccttatgtcactccaaaaggtttagaacgtgattccatgagtctatcatgcattatatatagtatctattttactctaccgagccgcgttATAGTCGGCTGgatacgacacctattgtgcaaccactgatcagttgggtttaccgagctccacatggcgaggtatgattctaccgagccttatgatggccgggtacatttttatcgagtcctctttgaggccagggtacgatatgatgatgatgatgatgatgcccacagagggaTATGTTTTtcaaagtttatgtatatatatatgtattatgcatttcatgttagtAGCCCCAGAGGCACTCAAATATTGcatgttgtatctcctctatctctctttacattactattcttgtttatgctttcctgccttacatactcggtactttatttgtactaacgtcctttttgcctagggacactgtgtttcatgcccgcaggtcctgattgataggttgagagtcctcctagtaggctatcagctcagcagaaggtgttcgTGCACTCTACTTgatccggagttgcctatttggtcagtacctgtcccgacctttataattttatgtactcttataggcttgtagacagatgtcaggtgtatggatacttgtatggccttgtcagcctatgttttgagtttacaaatggtcatgtcggcctaataggcccgtatgtcacatgtataagtttgtatatcatgtcgagtcgtcatatgttgagtattcccttatgttttattcctgttatctcatgacgggttttctggctcatttaacCCTGagagtatgataagaaagatatgttacgtcggtactcagttgagtaaggcatcGAGTGCCCGTCGTGACCCttcgatttgggtcatgacaagtttggTTTCGGGAAAGTTTTAGATTACACTGAAACACTTAGTTCTATGGCTGGAAGCTTAAATTATAAGAGTTGACTAAAATTTGACTTCTGTGTTAACGACCTCAGATTCATGTATTAATGGTTCCtgtaggttcgtatggtgatttggacttaggcgtattccTGAAATTGAATTCAGAGGTTCCTAGGATGATTAGGCTCTTTATaccgaaagttagcaatttgaaggtttagaaatttcatTTCACCACGAGTTGATTTGTGACTATCGGGGTCGGTCACTTATTCCAAGATTCGGATAGGTCCATTTTAtcatttagaacttgtgtgcaaagtttggtctcATTCTGAGTTGGTTTGGtaggattcagacgcttggttgtgaatattgaaattcttgagttttaAAGCTTGCATGTTGTGTTTTGGTGTTTGATTTATGGTTTTGTACGTTATTTTGATGTT
Proteins encoded in this region:
- the LOC107813817 gene encoding photosystem I reaction center subunit psaK, chloroplastic-like, coding for MAATMITSLPQFNGLKINTFSTSPIQGLVAVQPMRSRGQGALGARCDFIGSPTNLIMVTSTSLMLFAGRFGLAPSANRKATAGLKLEVRDSGLQTGDPAGFTLADTLACGVVGHIIGVGVVLGLKNIGAI